The Tautonia plasticadhaerens nucleotide sequence CCTGGAGAACTTCAAGCGGCACGCCGAGCGGTTGCGCGAGGTGGCTTCGGTACTGGGAGATCGAGGTTTGCGGTTCGGGCTCGAATATGTCGGGCCGAAGACGATGTGGACGGCCGCCCGGTACCCGTTCGTGCACACGATGGCCGAGACCCTGGAGCTGATCGGCGCCATCGACCGGGACAACGTGGGGCTGGTGCTCGATAGCTGGCACTGGTACACGGCGGGGGAATCGGCGGAGGACATCCGGGCCCTGACGAACGCCCAGGTGATCGCCTGCGACCTGAACGACGCGCCGGCCGGGATCCCGGTCGACGAGCAGGTCGACAACAAACGTGAGCTGCCCGCCAGCACCGGGGTGATTGACGTGAAGGCGTTCCTGGATTCGTTGGTGGCGATCGGCTACGACGGCCCCGTCCGCGCCGAGCCGTTCAACGCGCCCCTGAATGCGATGGGGGACGAGGAGGCGATCGAGGCCGTCGCCGGGGCGATGAAGCGTGCGTTCGCGAAGATCGGCTGAGGTCGCCGAGGCGCGGCGCTGAACGTCCCCCCTCTGGGCACCGCGTCGCCGGTCGGCCGGAGGATTCGGGCGAACGGCGAGGCAAGGCCGTTCGACCTTCTCCGGGTCCCTCACTCCCACCTTCTCCCCGCAAGCGGGGAGAGGGAGCCAATATGTCCTTCGCCCCCACCGCGGGGGAGAAGGACGAGGAGCGCCGGGAGACGAAGGAACTCGGCGTCGCGAGGACACCCCGCCTCCGGTGGTCGCACGAAAGGCGCGCCCGGTCAGCGGTCGACGCGGAATCGGTCCAACTGGCCTTCGTCCAGCTCGGCTCCGAGGCCGGGGGAGTCGGGGACGATGGCGGCCTCGGGTTCGAGGCGGAGGGGCGTGGTGAGCAGGTCGGCCTCGTGGTAGTTGGGACCGAGGATGTCGGCGGGGAAGCGGTCGCTGCGGATGTTGGGCACTGCGGCGGCCAGGTGGAGCATGGCGGCGCTGGCGATGCCCAGCTCCAGGTTGCTGCCCATGTGGCAGGGGATCCCGGCGGCGGCGGCCACGTGCGCGACCTCGATCGAGGCGAGCAGGCCGCCATTCTTACCGGGGTAGAGGCTGATGACGTCGGCCGCGTTCGCCTTGCAGACGCGCATGGCGTCGGCGGCCGTCCACACGCTCTCGTCCGCCATGATGGCGAGCCCGAGGGAGCGGAGATCTCGGGTGGCGTCGTCGAGG carries:
- a CDS encoding sugar phosphate isomerase/epimerase family protein, coding for MRRREFLATAALTGLAASNRSLFGGGAQGDREFTMDLVPGMIGVGLPYPRLVELAAGAGFESVAPDAGYLGSLDDEALSGFLASMEAKGLVFGAAGLPVEFRRDADTFRSGMEDLPGFADALGRAGVARVGTWLMPRSDELTYLENFKRHAERLREVASVLGDRGLRFGLEYVGPKTMWTAARYPFVHTMAETLELIGAIDRDNVGLVLDSWHWYTAGESAEDIRALTNAQVIACDLNDAPAGIPVDEQVDNKRELPASTGVIDVKAFLDSLVAIGYDGPVRAEPFNAPLNAMGDEEAIEAVAGAMKRAFAKIG